One Streptomyces sp. R28 DNA window includes the following coding sequences:
- a CDS encoding NAD-dependent epimerase/dehydratase family protein: MKLAAELLNQSKNTPKPLVVVLGASGFVGSAVVERLAALPVTVRAVARGVSPAPAEAVADIEGCQVDLARPGVLAGVVEGADAVIHLAAQVDGDRSWRAADERSERVNVGLMSDLVEAFEARNTPAPAVVFASTAQAGSSGGHPRAAYARQKIAAEELLREGSARGTVRGVVLRLSTVYGRSPLSGSPGRGVLAAMTRRALAGDPLTMWHDGSVERDFLHVRDAAHAFVTALDHLPRLQGGDWSVGSGHRARLDEVFRSLAATVAERTGRPPVPVLSVEPPDFAEAGDFHTPQCDPAAFSAVTGWSPAVPLPEGLEELVAAVVAAEASTSRDR, encoded by the coding sequence GTGAAGCTCGCTGCCGAGTTGCTCAACCAGTCGAAAAACACCCCTAAACCGCTGGTCGTCGTGCTCGGTGCGTCCGGGTTCGTGGGTTCCGCCGTCGTCGAACGACTGGCCGCCCTGCCGGTGACGGTTCGCGCGGTGGCCAGGGGCGTCAGTCCCGCCCCCGCCGAGGCCGTCGCGGACATCGAGGGATGTCAGGTGGACCTCGCCCGGCCCGGCGTGCTCGCCGGCGTCGTCGAGGGAGCCGATGCCGTCATCCACCTCGCCGCGCAGGTGGACGGCGACCGGTCCTGGCGCGCGGCCGACGAACGGTCCGAGCGGGTGAACGTCGGCCTGATGAGCGACCTCGTCGAGGCGTTCGAGGCCCGTAACACCCCCGCGCCCGCCGTGGTCTTCGCCAGCACGGCTCAGGCCGGCTCGTCCGGGGGCCACCCCCGCGCCGCCTACGCACGGCAGAAGATCGCCGCCGAGGAACTGCTGCGCGAGGGCAGCGCACGGGGCACGGTGCGGGGTGTCGTGCTGCGGCTGTCGACCGTCTACGGCCGCTCCCCGCTCTCCGGTTCACCCGGGCGAGGCGTGCTCGCGGCGATGACCCGGCGTGCCCTCGCCGGTGATCCGCTCACCATGTGGCACGACGGGTCCGTCGAACGTGACTTCCTCCATGTGCGGGACGCGGCCCACGCCTTCGTCACGGCGCTGGACCACCTGCCGCGACTCCAGGGCGGCGACTGGTCCGTGGGCAGCGGCCACCGGGCCCGCCTCGACGAGGTGTTCCGCTCCCTCGCGGCCACCGTCGCCGAACGGACGGGACGGCCGCCCGTCCCGGTCCTCTCCGTGGAGCCGCCCGACTTCGCCGAAGCGGGCGACTTCCACACTCCGCAATGCGACCCCGCGGCCTTCAGCGCGGTGACGGGATGGTCCCCCGCCGTGCCCCTGCCCGAGGGACTGGAAGAGCTGGTGGCCGCCGTGGTGGCCGCGGAAGCGAGCACATCGCGCGACCGGTGA